AACGCTGTTGCACGAAGGCGGTCACGCCGTGCATTCGTTTGTGACGCGCGATCTGGCGTTGAATTCCTTCAAACATACTCCTTCGGAAGTGGCGGAACTGGCATCGATGTCGATGGAATTGATTACGATGGATTTCTGGGATGAGTTTTTTGAAAATGAAAATGATCTGAAAAGAGCCAAGATCCAACATTTGGAATCGATTATTGAGACGCTTCCCTGGGTAGCTACGGTAGATAAATTCCAGCATTGGATGTATGAAAACCCTACGCATACCGCCGAGGAGCGTACAGCGGCGTGGACTCGGATCTATGAAGAATTTACAGATTCGATCATGGATTGGAATGGCCTGGAAAATTTCAAAAAGTACCTCTGGCAACGTCAGCTGCACATTTACGAGGTGCCATTCTATTATATCGAATATGGGATCGCGCAATTGGGGGCGATCGGAGTTTGGAAGAATTACCGCCAGGATCCTGCCGCCGGCCTCAAAGGTTACCTCGACGCATTAAAACTGGGCTATACCGCAACTATCGGTGAAATTTACCAGGCGGCGAATGTGCCTTTTGATTTTTCCGAAAAGAATATCACCGAACTCATCCGGTTTGTAAGTGATGAATTGGACGCGCTGAAAAAATAGTAATCCATTTGCGTGCCTGATTTGGTGGTTATGAAAATGGCGGTTATTTTTGCGCGTAATACTATTGAACTGTCAAAGAAATGAAAGTCTATAAAATTGTTGCATTTGTTGCCTCTGTTGCGCTGCTTACTTCCTGCGAATACCAAAAGTATAACCACATCGAGCAGAAAGACTATAACAAAGGAAATGAATACGTTTACGGTGTAAGCCCCGATTCATTGCCTCGACAGATGTCCTACAAATACGATGCGCAGCCAGAGCTTGACGGTCGCGTGAACGATATCAGGGCGAAGTTGTACGGTGGTATCACCAGCTCTGTTGTGAAGCAATAAGCTCATTTCTTAGAAATTATATAGAGATATCCCTGTCCATACGGGGATATCTTTTTTTTAAGGGCTATTGAATATTTTTAATACCGCACTCTGAATATAGTCCGTTTGCAAGCGCCCACTGAATAAGTGAAGTTGCGACTTTTTGAACATTTTTAATTTACTTTACGTATTCGAGGCAGGTTGATTTGATATAATTGAGAAAAATAAGTAATTAAAAGATACACAAACATGAATATAGCTTTGGTTACCGGCTCGGCTGGATTGATAGGAAGTGAATCGGTTGCGTTTCTGGCTGATAAATTTGATCTTGTCATCGGTGTTGACAACAATTTGCGTCAATACTTTTTCGGAGCGGACGGAAATACAGAGTGGAACCGGAACCGGATCCAGGACGCTTTCGGAAACTACAAGCACTATTCGGCAGATATCAGGGAAGTGAGTCAGTTGGAGCCGATTTTCAAGGAGTACGGATCAGACATTAAAATGATCGTACACGCAGCAGCACAGCCAAGCCACGACTGGGCAGCACGCGAGCCTTTTACCGATTTCGGCGTGAATGCGGTAGGGACACTGAATATGCTTGAAATGACTCGGCTGCACGCCCCTGAGGCAGTTTTTATATTCACTTCAACAAATAAAGTTTACGGCGATAACCCCAATTACCTGCCGCTGGTAGAATTGGAAACACGTTGGGAAATCGACGAAAACCACCCGTATTTCGAAAACGGTATTGACGAAAACCATAGCATTGACCATACAAAACATTCCATTTTCGGCGCTTCGAAAGTGGCAGCTGATATTATGGTACAGGAATACGGCCGGTATTTCGGAATGAAAACTGCCGTTTTCCGCGGAGGCTGCCTTACCGGTCCCAACCATTCCGGCGCGCAGTTGCACGGATTTCTGGCTTACCTGATGAAATGTGCGATTACCGGCAACCATTACACGATTTTCGGCTACAAAGGCAAGCAGGTACGTGACAATATCCACAGCCACGACCTTGTGAATATGTTCTGGCATTTTTACCAGAACCCACGTCCAGGCGAGGTTTACAATGCAGGCGGCGGCCGCTTCGCGAATTGCTCGATGCTGGAAGCGATCGCGCTGTGCGAGCAGATCTCAGGCAACAAACTTTCTTATTCTTATTCTGACACCAACAGGATCGGCGATCATATCTGGTATGTGAGCGATCTTTCTAAATTCAAATCTCACTATCCCGGCTGGAACCCGGAATATGGTTTGGTAGAGACACTTACACAAATGCACGATGGCATTTCGTCCAGACTAGGTTTGAAAACGGTTTAATTTTTATAGAATCTCCGGAGCGCCTGCTTCGGAGATTTACTATGTCGTCCCCAGATGTCAGAAAACTTTGTCATTATAATTCCTCAGTTCAACGACTGGGAGGCGCTGAACCTGCTGATTGAGAAAATAAATGCAGACGTCAGCACTTCAATTCTGGCTAATACTACTTTATTGGTTGTCGACGATTGTTCTTCAAGACTCCGCACATTACCTTTTGCTACTTTCAGCGGTAAGGAAATCAAGGTTTTAAGATTATACAGAAATCTTGGACATCAGAAAGCGATCGCGATCGGACTGTCCTACGTGGCTGAGCATCTCCCGACCGACAAAGTGATCGTCATGGATGCAGATGGAGAGGATGCTCCCTCTGATATCAACAGCCTGGTGAGAAAATCGCTTGAAGAGCCGGACAAGATCATTTTTGCAGAAAGAAACAAAAGAACAGAAGGGCTGCTATTCAGGTCGTTCTATATTATCTATAAGTTGATCTTCAACCTGTTGACCGGAAAAATGATCACTTTCGGAAATTTTAGTCTGATCCCAAAAAGCAGGCTGCAAAATTTGGTACGCGTTTCCGAGATCTGGAATAATTATCCCGGTGGCATTATCAAATCGCGCATTCCGTACGATTCTGTACTGACCAACCGGGCGAAAAGACTTGCTGGCGAAAGTAAAATGAACTTTGTATCGCTTGTTCTGCACGGCCTGAGCGCGATTTCGGTGATGATCGATACTACTGCTGTCCGGATACTGATTTTTTCTATTTTCATGTCTGGCGTGGCAATCGCCTTCATTTTTGTTATTTTATTTTTGAAACTGATCGGAAATGCGACACCGGGCTGGGCTTCCACTTTGGGCAGTACGCTGATGATCTTGATGCTGCAAGCGTTTTTAATCTCTCTTTTTCTGGTATTTATGGTGTTGCAATACCGTTCCCAGCAGCATTTCATTCCGGCTGTGCATTACCGTGACTTCGTGGAAAAGGTTGATACTATCGCCTAGCCGCCTATGATTACGTTCGACTATTCGCCCACTGTATACTGGTTAATCGGCTACATACTGGCGGCTGCGATCGTACTTGCTACTTACAAAAAAACCATCCCTTACTCCGTTTGGCTGGTCGGTGGAATAGCCCTTCTTTTCGTAATGCGGCTGCCGGTTATCGTTTTTAACCGCGAGCTGAACCCGGACGAAAGCCAGATGCTGAGCCACGCTATCACGCTATTTCAGGATCCGGTTTACTGGCGCTCAGTTGATGGCACTACGATCGGGCCGCTGGATATTTACTGGCTCGTGATCCCCCGCCTTTTTGGTTTTGAGATCAACTATACTTCCGGCCGGTTCATGGGGCTGATCAGTTCAGCTGGCGCGTTGCTTTTTTTATTCTTTGCGTTAAAAAACTGGTTTGGTGAAAAAGTGGCGCGAATCAGCTGGTTAGCACCGCTTTTTCTGCTTTCTTTCACGCAGGAAGTCGATTTCGTCCATTATTCCAGCGAGCAGATCCCGGTTTTGCTACTGGCGATTTGTGTCTGGTTTCTTTCCAGGTTGACAGGAAATTTGGGGCAGATCAGATGGAATGCATATTGGCTCGGTTTTGTAGCGGGCGCTATTCCTTTTGCCAAACTTCAGGCGGTTCCCCAGGCGCTTATCTTGGTGCTGGGCGGCCTATTTTATTGTTACCAATTCCTGAAAAGCAGGAACGGTTACCTGCCTACTTTAACGCTTTTACTGGGCGGAATTACCTTTCCATTACTCGCCCTGATCTGGATGTTAGCATTTGGCGTTTTCCAGGACATGATCGACTTCTACCTACTGGGCAACGCAGTTTACGCCGACGGTAAAGGTTTCCTCGAAATCCCCGCCCAGTTCCACACGATCTTTCGGCTGGCTCCTGATTTTGAAGTATTTACTTATGTTTTGATTGTGCCCATTATTTTGGGGGTAATACAGATTTTCGGGCCAGTTGTCAGGAAATCGTCGAATTTGACTTTACGTTTTATATTACTTTTCTCGGTATTAGGCAGCATTTACGCAGTCACCAAGTCAGGGAATGATTTTATTCATTACCTCAATTTTTGCATCATTCCCTGGACAATGCTCGCGGCATTCGGGTTAAAACCTATCGAAAAATGGGCGCTATCAATTCCGGTAGCCTTGTTAGTGTGGTTTGCGGCGGTTGATGGAGTTGGTTATTTGAGAGAGAGGAGGCTGAATAATTTCGATTCGGTTCATGCGCGGACGCTGGCTCAAAGTCCGGTGGTGCAGGAGCTGAATAAATACCGGAAAGAAAAAGATTATATGGTAGTCTGGGGCTGGCAATGTACCTATTATGTGGAAGCCCAGCTGGCCGAAGGTACCGCTGAAAACCACACCGAACGTTCTATTTTCGACCTGCCGGTCAGGGAGATTTATCGCAAGAGATTCATGTCCGATCTGGCGCGGACCAGACCTGCGTTCATTCTGGACGCAGTAGGAAAGAACAGTTTTTGGGTACAGGACAAAAAAACGCAGGGAATTGGAAGCTACCCTGCGTTGATTAAGTATGTTTCAGACAATTACAAATATATCGGTGACTTCGACGGCACAGATCTATACGTCCGGAGTGATCGCGCTGTTTTGAGCCAATAGATCAGAACCGGCATTCTCTGCCCGGAGCAGATCGTTCAATGTCGTTTTGTCCAAAACCGCCAGGTTGGCGTCCCGCCACCTTTCAAGTACTGTCCGAAGACTGCAGGTTTCTTCATCTTTGCAATCATCGCAGCGACCGTAAAAAAACATCGAAACGCACAGCGCAGGCGCGATCGGGCCGTCGATGATCCGCAGTACTTTAGAAAAATTCACTTCGCCGGGCGGTACGCGCAAAAGATAACCGCCGCCCTTTCCTTTTTGACTTTGCAAAACACCATTATTGCGCAGGTCCAGCAGAATAGCCTCCAAAAATTTCTTAGGGATCTTCTCTTTTTCAGCGATATAAGATATCAGGACAGGACCTTTTCCGTATTGCTCTGCTAAAACTTTCAGAGCTTTCAGGGCGTATTTGGCTTTTTTAGAAATCATTGTTGGTTAATGTGCTCTTTTTGGGGTTGGTTCCGGCGCAAAGATCAGGTGGTTTCAGAGAATTTTTTACCTGATTAATTCTAAATATCGAACATTTGATCACAAATCCTAATATTGCAGAACACTATTTGGCCCGGCAATAATTCCTGGATCTGATGCGCAGCCTGTCAGTTTCTCGGCGGCTTACCTCCGTTCAAGAGTCCCTGCATTCTTTCCAGTGTTTTCTTTTCGCCGCAGAGTGACAGGAAAGCTTCTCTTTCGAGGTCGAGCAGATATTGCTCGGTTACCATTTGCGGATAGCTCAAATCCCCGCCGTTGATCACATAAGCCAGTTTATTGGCGAGTTTGGCGTCGTGATCGCTGATGTAATTGGCAAGTCGCATCTGCGCGATACCCGCCATGAAAAGCGCCATGCCTGTTTTGCCCTGGACTTTGATATCACTTCGCTGTTTCGGTTGTGTGTAGCCGTTTTCAGCCAGCTCGACAGCAGCCTGTTTCGCCTCGGCGATCAGACGGGACCGGTTGAGAACAATCTGGTCTTTTTCCTGCAAATAATTCATTTCCCTCGCTTCCTGGGCGGAGGTGGACACTTTCGCCTGTGCAATATTCATGAAGGCAGTTTGCAGGATATTCAATTCGGTATCACCTGCGTGGTACATGTCCGAGCAGCGTAGCGCCATTTCCTTGGTACCGCCCCCGGCGGGGATCAGTCCGACGCCCAGTTCTACCAGTCCGATATAAGTCTCGGCATGCGCTACCACTTTATCGGCGTGCAGGTTCAGCTCGCAGCCGCCACCCAATGCCAGCGAATGCGGCGCCGTTACGACCGGAATTGAAGAATAGCGCACGCGCATCATCGTTTGCTGAAACTGTGCGATCACCATATTGATCTCGTCAAACTCCTGCTCGATCGCGAACATGAACAGCATGGCCAGGTTAGCTCCGGCAGAAAACGCCTCGGTGGATTCATTTCCGATCACCAGTCCGCGAAAATCCTTCTCCGCAATACTTATTCCTTTCTGGATACCTTCAATTACCTCCGCGCCCATCGTATTCATTTTGGATTTGAATTCGAGGTTCAAAATGCCGTCACCGATGTCGTACAGATTGGCACCTGCATTCTTCCATACAATGTTGTCAGACAGATTGCTGAGCAGGATGATGCTATCCTGGCCGGGGATTTTTTTGTAAGATTTGGAAGGAATATCATAATAAAGCCGCTTTCCGTTTTCTACTTTGTAAAAGGACTCGTTGCCTGCTTCCAGCATTTCATAAACCCACTGCGCAGGTTTCTGGTCAAGGCTTTCCATGATACCGAGCATATTTTTCAGCCCGATCGCATCCCAGGTTTCAAACAGGCCGAATTGCCAGCCAAAACCAGCGGAAATCGCCTGATCAATCCTGAAAATTTCATCAGAGATTTCAGGAATGCGGAAAGTGGCGTACCGGAATATATCGGCGAATGTTTTTCTGTAAAATTCACCGACCTTATCCTCACCTGCCAGCAATACGGGAAAGCGCTTCCAGGTATCTCCGATAGCTTTCGTAGTTTCCAGGGTTGGAAATTTTACTTTTCCCGAAGGTTTGTATTCCAGCGTTTCAAAATCGAGCGCAAGGATTACAGATTTACCTTTTTCGTCTTTTATTTTTTTATAAAAACCCTGACCGGTTTTGTCGCCAAGCCACTTATTATCAAACAGTTTCTGCATCACAGCAGGCAGCTTGAATGCGTCGCGGGATTCGTCGGTACCTTCACCGGAAGCATACAGATTGTTCGCTACGTGAACCGTCGTATCCAGTCCGACCACATCCGAAAGCCGGTAAGTACCCGACTTGGGCCGGCCTGCAACCGGACCGGTAAGCTTATCAACTTCATCTACACTTAGCCCCATTTCCTCCGCCACGCGGATCGTCTGAATCAGTGCATATATGCCCAGCCGGTTGGCGATAAAGCCTGGGGTATCTTTACATAATACGGTGGTTTTTCCCAAAAACAGGTCACCATAATGCATCAGAAACTCAATGATCTGCGGATCGGTATCGGTAGTCGGAATGATTTCGAGCAGGCGCAGATACCTGGGCGGGTTGAAAAAGTGGGTGGCGCAGAAATGCTTCCTGAAATCCTCGCTCCGGCCTTCCGCCATTAAATGGATCGGGATACCGGAAGTATTCGAGGTAATGAGCGTCCCGGGCTTGCGAAGCGCGTCTACTTTTTCAAAAAGACCTTTCTTGATATCCAGCCGCTCTACGACTACTTCAATTACCCAGTCGTAGTTTTTAATATCAGCCAGGTTATCGTCAAAGTTTCCCGTTTTAATGCGGGAGGCAAATGTCGGGCTATATAGTGAAGCCGGGGTAGCCTTAATAGTTTGTTGAAGCGATTCGTTTACGATCTTATTTCGGAAAGCCGGGTGTTCTGCGGTTACGCCTTTGGCCTTTTCGACTTCGGAAAGCTCTTTCGGAACAATATCAAGCAAAAGGACTTCCACACCTATGTTTGCAAAATGACAGGCAATTCTGGATCCCATGATCCCGGAACCTAACACAGCTACTTTACGGATTGAACGGTTCATTTGTTAATGCTTTTGGTTCTAAGAATAGTTGTCGCGGGCTAAAATTCATCAATTCCGCCGTCGCCAGCCTTTAACTTTTGATTTTCTTCTTCGACTAGCCTGTTGATATCTTTGATCACTTCAAAAAATGTGACCAGCTTATCGAGTGGGATTTTGTCCCTGATCATTGTATTCAACGAAATAACGCCTTCCCGCGCCAGCTCACGCTTTTCTTTTCCCAGATCAGTCAGTACAATTCGTACAAAACGTTTGTCGTTTTCACTGATTTCGCGCCTGATTAACCCTTTCTCTTCCAGTGTTTTGAGCATCCGCACCAGGCTCCGCGGCTCCATACCAAGCAACGGTGCGATTTTGGTGGCCGGCGTTCCGTTTTCAATATCAATATTCAGGAGCACATAGCCGACAGACATGGTAGTATCATGCCTGGCAGCGTAAGTGTTGTACATTCTTGAAATAGAATGCCAGGCCCTTTTTATCTGAAAATCAACGGTTTTCTCTTTGCGCATCGCTCTTGATTAGCTTCGTAATTTCAGTGAAGCCCTGCCCACAAATGTAAAAATCGAAGTAGTATTATGCAAGCATACTATTTTTTGGTTATAAAAAAACGCACCATAGTCAATTGCACTGCCCCCCAAAAGTTAGACACTTCTTGGGGGTATTTTTATGGGTAAAAACAGAAAACACAGTGCAGAGTTGAGGTTAGCGGTTGTAAAATCTTATTTAGGCGGAGGTGGTATTAATGAATTGGCCAGACGCTTTGGGATTACTAGGTCCTGTATACAGAAATGGGTGGGACACTATAAACAAGGCGGCGGTTCAAGTCTTTTGCCGCAATACGGGCGCGATTACACAATAGAATTTAAGCAACAAGTTGTGTTCGCTTATCAGAAACAGGGTTTATCTTTGAATGAGTGCTGCTTCAAATTTAAAATACCCAGTAAAAGTACTTTACATGTTTGGGTCCGGCAGTATGAGCAGTTTGGTATAGATGGTTTTAGCACGGCCCGTGGCAGGCCCAGGTCTATGAAAAACAAACCCAAGATCATAAAAACATACGGTCCATTGACCCGGTTAGAGCAGCTCGAAAACGAAAACCTGCGCCTGAGGGCAGAAAATGACTTGCTAAAAAAGTTGGATGCCTTAATCCGCCAGAAGGAAGCTGCGCAAAAGAAAAAGCGTTGACAATCCATGGGTTAAGGCAGAAATATCCGCTTGAATTGCTTTTGGAGCTCTTTGAAATACCCAGGAGCAATTTCTACTACCATATTAAAAATAGCGCTCAGGCCAGCAAGTATAAGGAGGCGAAAAAGCAGATCAGGCAAGTTTACGATCGGCATAAGGGAAGGTTCGGCTACCGTCGCATCACAATGATGATCAGGAAGATGGGCAGCGAGCTCAACCATAAAACGGTCTTAAAGCTGATGAAGTCCATGGGCCTGAAATCGTTGATCCGTCTCAAAAGGTACCGCTCTTACAAAGGCCAGACAGGCAGGGTTGCGCCCAATATTCTCAACAGGGATTTTAAATCTGAAAAACCATCACAGAAATGGGCGACGGATGTCTCCGAGTTCAGGGTGAAAGACAAAAAACTTTTTCTGTCTCCTATTATTGACCTGTTTAATGGAGAAATCATCAGTTACAACCTGTCCGAATCAGCTAATTTTAAGCAAGTAACACAAATGCTCGAAACGGCATTTAAAAAGATCAATAAGCCAGAAAATCTGGTACTGCATTCCGACCAGGGCTGGCAATACCAAATGAGTAAATATCAAAAAATACTTGAATCGAAGGGTATTATCCAAAGCATGTCCAGAAAAGGCAACTGCCTGGACAATGCGATTATTGAAAACTTTTTTGGCACCATTAAATCAGAGTTGTTCTACCTGAACAAATACCAAAGCACCGACCAGCTGAAAGAAGACATCAAGGAATATATCGACTACTACAACAACGACAGGATCAGGCTTAATTTAAATGGAATGAGCCCGGCACAATACCGGGCTCATCACACTAATCGTTAAATTATAAAACGTCCAACTTTTGGGGTTCAGTCCAATAGCTACGGTGCGTTTTTCAATATCTCTATTTTTCAGCGATAAGCTTGTCCATCAAGGTATTGAACTCGGTCACGAACTCGTCATAGTACTTGCCTGTTCCCGGGCCCGAAAAGCCGGTATGTATCTCGCGGACTTTTCCTTTTTTATCAACAAAAATGGTAGTGGGATAGGACATTACCTTATTGAGCATCGGAAGTGCTTTGGCCGTCGCCTCCTCAGAAGTCGTACCCGCAAGTACTACGGGGTAATTGATCTTGAAACGATCTACCATCTTGGTAATCTTTGGATTAGCGATCTCCGGCTTGTCTGAACGTTCAAATGAAAGCCCGATGATTTCTACGCCTCGGTCTTTATTTTTATCATACCAGGGCGCGAGGAAGTTGGTTTCGTCCATACAATTCGGGCACCACGAGCCCATGATCTGAATGATGACCGGCTTGCCCGCAAACCGGGGATCCTGCAACGACCATTCTTTACCGGAAGGATCAGCGAATTTGAAATCGACGCGATCGGCGCCGGGCTTCATGAATGTGAGGCTATTCGCATCAGGCAGCTCTGCTTTCGGGTCGAGTGTTGCAGCCCACGTCCGTGAAGCTTTAAGCCCGGATTTCAGGGACCCGGTCATTTTTCCGTCACCAATAGCGGCTTTAAAAAGCTTTGCATTGGAACCGTCAAAAGTGGAAAGGAAAAGGCTGTCCCCGTTCACACTTCCTGTCAGATAACGATAATCGCCGGTAGTGGTCAGAAATGAACCTGTAACATCGGTTCCGGTTTGAGTGAGTACACCTACGGCCTGCGTACTGTCGCCCGTTTCTTCATTAATAAAAATCGTAGCCCACTTGCCGGTAACATTTTTTGCGCTTTTGGCTTCGCCTGGTTTGAAGAAAGTGTATTTCTCGCCAAACTTCGCCTCAAAAGGTAGTGACCCGGAAACTACGCCGTTTGCCAATCGGTAATAAACACCTTTTAAATGCTCATCCTCCGCTATTGCGACAATTTTGGCATCAAAAAGCTGCATCGTGATCACCAGCGAATCGTTTTCGAAATATGCGGTGTCCATGCTCAGCTTTTCGGCCCCGTTCAATGCATAAACGTTGTACGTTTTTCCATCGGGATTTTTCGAGATATCGAGCAGAAACGGAAGTTCCTGATTGTCACGGCTAAGCGTGGCGCGCCAGATGCCATTTTTAAGATTGGCTTCGGAGGACGATTTGCAGCCGATCTGGAATAAAAAAAATAGCAGGGAAACTCCTGAAATGATCGCTCTCATAAACAGTTTGTTATAATAGAAATATAAGTGTAGCAAGAAAATTAAATCCCATGCAGGTCGCAATTCCTACGCGCTAAAATTGCTAAGTTTGTAACTGCCTCCCGGTAAAAATTAGTTCCTAAAAATAGTCTCTTTTCACAATGGATCAACAAAGTACCTATCACGAACCTGTCATGTTGCAGGAATGTCTTGAAGGATTACAAATCGATCCAACCGGTATTTACGTCGATGTCACATTTGGAGGCGGCGGACATTCCAAAGCGATATTGGAACGGCTGACAACCGGTCGGCTGCTCGTTTTCGACCAGGATCCCGATGCCGCCCGGAATGCGGAAGCTTTGAAAGAAGACAAGCGATTTACATTCATAGCCGCCAATTTCAGGCATTTGAAAAGGTACCTGAAACTGCACAAAGCAGAAAAAGTCAATGGTATCCTGGCCGATCTGGGCGTTTCTTCCCATCAGATCAATACCCCTGAAAGAGGATTTTCAACGAGATTCGAGGCGGACCTGGATATGCGGATGAACCCTGGCACCGACAAAACTGCTCGCGAAGTGTTGAATTCGAGATCGGCGCGGGAGCTGCAAAGGATATTAGGAATGTACGGCGAGGTAACCAATGCAAAAACTGCTGCTGAAGCGATTTTTTCTTCACGCCATAATACGCCCATTGAAACTGTCAATGATTTAAAAGGTATCCTGATGCGTTTTGCGCCCAAACATCGTGAAAACAAATATTTTGCCCAGGTTTTCCAGGCTTTGCGGATTGAGGTAAATGATGAATTACTGGTGCTGGAAGAATTTCTTTCGCAAGTGCCGGAAGTGCTCGCTCCTGGTGGAAGACTGGTAGTTATGTCTTACCATTCGCTGGAAGACAGGCTCGTCAAGAACTTTATCCAAAAAGGAAAATTTGACGGAGAGCTCGAAAAAGACTTCTACGGAAATGTATTAAAGCCACTCAACAGCGTTACCAGAAAGCCGGTAGAGGCGACCGAGGAAGAAGTGGCCAGAAATCCAAGAGCGAGGAGCGCGAAATTAAGAAGCGCAGAAAAGGAAGAGTAAATAGTTGACTCAACGCATTATAACTGGAAATTGAGCATGGCGGAAAATAAAAAAAAACCAAAACCGATACCCCCGAAACCGCCTAGACGCAAGCGGGAATATCATCTTTTTAACTGGCTGAACAAATTTTTACCGCTCGACCGGGTATTCGGTGAAAAAGCGCCGGGTCGTGAGGAGCGGCTGCCTGTCAAATACTTCTATTATTTTGGCTGGGTGGTGATTTTGCTGGTAGCCTATGAAAGGATCGGATTTCAGTCTGAACAATATGTGCGGAACAGCATTAAGCTGAAAAAGGAAGTGGACGATCTGCGTGCCGAGTACCATTCCATTCATTCAGAATATCAGAAAAGTAAAAAGCAGTCTGTTATCATTGAAAAAGTGAGAGCAACGGGTCTGGAGGAAAACCTGACGCCACCGAAGAAGATCATTGTCAAAGCCGAGGAATATTGATCTTAAGAGACTCAACAAATATTTAAAAGTAATTTTTTCTTCCCCGTATGAAGAACGAAATTGAAAGTGGTCAAAACAATAAGAAAGCGCTGATTAACAGGGCCAGGACTGTTGGCTGGCTGTTATTCCTGCTCGCTGTGCTGGTATTCGTGAAACTGATCCGGGTGCAGTATTATGACGAATTCAAAGGCAAGACGTGGGCTGAATATTCAGCTAAAAACGACCTGAAACTGGATACGATCCCTGCTATGCGCGGGAATATTTATTCCAATGATAAAAGTCTGCTGGCGACTTCGCTGCCGTATTATTTTATCGGACTTGATACCAAAGTCGCTGACTCGACCTATTTCCACGAGCATATTGATGAACTATCGTCTTTATTGGCGAAGAGTTTCGGAGAAAATACGGCTGCCGGTTACAGGAGCAAGATCATGCGTTACCGGGTAAGTAAAACCAAACGTTACCTGCGACTGAAAAGCCGGGAGATCAGTTATCTGGATCGGGAGAAAGTAAAAAAGTGGCCGTTTTTTGCCAAACATAAGAAAGGCGGAGGTGGAAAGTTCGAAACGATCTATAAGAGATATAAACCATATAGCCCGATGGCCGACCGGACGATTGGCGGCATTGATCCTAAAACGGGGAAGGGGTACATTGGTCTGGAAGCTAGTTTTGATAAAATACTGGAGGGTAAATCGGGTATCGGCTGGGTAGAATTGGTAGAGGGCGGCATGAAAATTCCGGTAGGCGATGCATTGAATGTGCAGCCGGAGGCGGGGCGCGATGTTTACACTACTTTGGATATGAAAGTCCAGGATATGGCCGAGATCGCATTGCGGCGTAAGCTGAATGAAATGGATGCGGATTTTGGCTCGGTGGTGATCATGGAAGTAAAAACCGGTGAGATCAGGGCGATGGCCAATCTGACGAAACGTGGCGACCACAAGTATGAGGAAGTTTTCAATTACG
This Dyadobacter sp. UC 10 DNA region includes the following protein-coding sequences:
- a CDS encoding NAD-dependent epimerase/dehydratase family protein; this translates as MNIALVTGSAGLIGSESVAFLADKFDLVIGVDNNLRQYFFGADGNTEWNRNRIQDAFGNYKHYSADIREVSQLEPIFKEYGSDIKMIVHAAAQPSHDWAAREPFTDFGVNAVGTLNMLEMTRLHAPEAVFIFTSTNKVYGDNPNYLPLVELETRWEIDENHPYFENGIDENHSIDHTKHSIFGASKVAADIMVQEYGRYFGMKTAVFRGGCLTGPNHSGAQLHGFLAYLMKCAITGNHYTIFGYKGKQVRDNIHSHDLVNMFWHFYQNPRPGEVYNAGGGRFANCSMLEAIALCEQISGNKLSYSYSDTNRIGDHIWYVSDLSKFKSHYPGWNPEYGLVETLTQMHDGISSRLGLKTV
- a CDS encoding MarR family winged helix-turn-helix transcriptional regulator; the protein is MRKEKTVDFQIKRAWHSISRMYNTYAARHDTTMSVGYVLLNIDIENGTPATKIAPLLGMEPRSLVRMLKTLEEKGLIRREISENDKRFVRIVLTDLGKEKRELAREGVISLNTMIRDKIPLDKLVTFFEVIKDINRLVEEENQKLKAGDGGIDEF
- a CDS encoding RrF2 family transcriptional regulator, translated to MISKKAKYALKALKVLAEQYGKGPVLISYIAEKEKIPKKFLEAILLDLRNNGVLQSQKGKGGGYLLRVPPGEVNFSKVLRIIDGPIAPALCVSMFFYGRCDDCKDEETCSLRTVLERWRDANLAVLDKTTLNDLLRAENAGSDLLAQNSAITPDV
- a CDS encoding 3-hydroxyacyl-CoA dehydrogenase/enoyl-CoA hydratase family protein, giving the protein MNRSIRKVAVLGSGIMGSRIACHFANIGVEVLLLDIVPKELSEVEKAKGVTAEHPAFRNKIVNESLQQTIKATPASLYSPTFASRIKTGNFDDNLADIKNYDWVIEVVVERLDIKKGLFEKVDALRKPGTLITSNTSGIPIHLMAEGRSEDFRKHFCATHFFNPPRYLRLLEIIPTTDTDPQIIEFLMHYGDLFLGKTTVLCKDTPGFIANRLGIYALIQTIRVAEEMGLSVDEVDKLTGPVAGRPKSGTYRLSDVVGLDTTVHVANNLYASGEGTDESRDAFKLPAVMQKLFDNKWLGDKTGQGFYKKIKDEKGKSVILALDFETLEYKPSGKVKFPTLETTKAIGDTWKRFPVLLAGEDKVGEFYRKTFADIFRYATFRIPEISDEIFRIDQAISAGFGWQFGLFETWDAIGLKNMLGIMESLDQKPAQWVYEMLEAGNESFYKVENGKRLYYDIPSKSYKKIPGQDSIILLSNLSDNIVWKNAGANLYDIGDGILNLEFKSKMNTMGAEVIEGIQKGISIAEKDFRGLVIGNESTEAFSAGANLAMLFMFAIEQEFDEINMVIAQFQQTMMRVRYSSIPVVTAPHSLALGGGCELNLHADKVVAHAETYIGLVELGVGLIPAGGGTKEMALRCSDMYHAGDTELNILQTAFMNIAQAKVSTSAQEAREMNYLQEKDQIVLNRSRLIAEAKQAAVELAENGYTQPKQRSDIKVQGKTGMALFMAGIAQMRLANYISDHDAKLANKLAYVINGGDLSYPQMVTEQYLLDLEREAFLSLCGEKKTLERMQGLLNGGKPPRN
- a CDS encoding glycosyltransferase; its protein translation is MSENFVIIIPQFNDWEALNLLIEKINADVSTSILANTTLLVVDDCSSRLRTLPFATFSGKEIKVLRLYRNLGHQKAIAIGLSYVAEHLPTDKVIVMDADGEDAPSDINSLVRKSLEEPDKIIFAERNKRTEGLLFRSFYIIYKLIFNLLTGKMITFGNFSLIPKSRLQNLVRVSEIWNNYPGGIIKSRIPYDSVLTNRAKRLAGESKMNFVSLVLHGLSAISVMIDTTAVRILIFSIFMSGVAIAFIFVILFLKLIGNATPGWASTLGSTLMILMLQAFLISLFLVFMVLQYRSQQHFIPAVHYRDFVEKVDTIA
- a CDS encoding helix-turn-helix domain-containing protein, which produces MGKNRKHSAELRLAVVKSYLGGGGINELARRFGITRSCIQKWVGHYKQGGGSSLLPQYGRDYTIEFKQQVVFAYQKQGLSLNECCFKFKIPSKSTLHVWVRQYEQFGIDGFSTARGRPRSMKNKPKIIKTYGPLTRLEQLENENLRLRAENDLLKKLDALIRQKEAAQKKKR